A genome region from Streptomyces xanthophaeus includes the following:
- a CDS encoding class I SAM-dependent RNA methyltransferase — protein MTSPEQNEKQSLVGEEYEVEVGPVAHGGHCIARTEDGRVLFVRHTLPGEKVVAKVTEGDVDSRYLRADAITVLDASKDRVEAPCPYAGPGKCGGCDWQHAKPGAQRRLKGEVVAEQLKRLAGLTPEEAGWDGTVMPAEGDKLPAGQVPQWRTRVQFAIDDDGTVGLRRHRSHEIEAIDHCMIAAPGVSELGIEKQDWPQMATVEAIAATGSQDRQVVLTPRPGGRLPLVELDKPVSVLRVEEKDGGVHRVHGRPFVRERADGRTYRVGMGGFWQVHPQAADTLIKAVMQGLMPRKGEMALDLYCGVGIFAGALAERLGETGAVLGIESTKRAVEDARHNLADFPRVRIEQGKVEQILPKTGITECDLVVLDPPRAGAGKQTVRHITGLSARRIAYVACDPAALARDLGYFKENGYKVRTLRVFDLFPMTHHVECVAILEPLNKGA, from the coding sequence ATGACGAGCCCCGAGCAGAACGAGAAGCAGTCACTGGTCGGGGAGGAGTACGAGGTCGAGGTCGGCCCCGTGGCGCACGGCGGGCACTGCATCGCCCGGACCGAGGACGGCCGTGTGCTGTTCGTCCGTCACACCCTGCCCGGCGAGAAGGTCGTCGCCAAGGTCACCGAGGGCGACGTGGACTCCCGCTACCTGCGCGCCGACGCGATCACCGTGCTCGACGCCTCCAAGGACCGCGTGGAAGCCCCCTGCCCGTACGCCGGCCCCGGCAAGTGCGGCGGCTGCGACTGGCAGCACGCCAAGCCCGGCGCCCAGCGCCGCCTCAAGGGCGAGGTCGTCGCCGAGCAGCTGAAGCGGCTCGCGGGGCTCACCCCGGAGGAGGCCGGCTGGGACGGCACCGTGATGCCGGCCGAGGGCGACAAGCTGCCGGCCGGGCAGGTGCCGCAGTGGCGCACCCGCGTGCAGTTCGCCATCGACGACGACGGCACCGTCGGCCTGCGCCGCCACCGCTCGCACGAGATCGAGGCGATCGACCACTGCATGATCGCGGCGCCGGGCGTCAGCGAACTGGGCATCGAGAAGCAGGACTGGCCGCAGATGGCCACGGTCGAGGCGATCGCGGCGACCGGCTCCCAGGACCGCCAGGTCGTCCTGACCCCCCGCCCCGGCGGCCGCCTCCCCCTCGTCGAGCTGGACAAGCCGGTCTCCGTCCTGCGCGTGGAGGAGAAGGACGGCGGCGTCCACCGCGTCCACGGCCGCCCCTTCGTACGGGAGCGCGCGGACGGCCGTACGTACCGCGTGGGCATGGGCGGCTTCTGGCAGGTCCACCCGCAGGCCGCGGACACCCTGATCAAGGCCGTCATGCAGGGCCTGATGCCGCGCAAGGGCGAGATGGCCCTCGACCTCTACTGCGGCGTCGGCATCTTCGCGGGAGCCCTCGCGGAACGCCTCGGCGAGACCGGAGCCGTCCTCGGCATCGAGTCGACGAAGCGCGCGGTGGAGGACGCCCGCCACAACCTGGCGGACTTCCCGCGGGTCCGCATCGAGCAGGGCAAGGTCGAGCAGATCCTCCCGAAGACCGGGATCACGGAATGCGACCTGGTCGTCCTGGACCCCCCGCGCGCGGGCGCCGGCAAGCAGACGGTCCGCCACATCACGGGCCTCTCGGCCCGCCGCATCGCCTACGTGGCCTGCGACCCGGCGGCCCTGGCACGCGACCTGGGCTACTTCAAGGAAAACGGCTACAAGGTCCGCACCCTGCGCGTCTTCGACCTCTTCCCGATGACCCACCACGTGGAGTGCGTGGCAATCCTGGAGCCGCTCAACAAGGGCGCCTGA
- a CDS encoding UvrD-helicase domain-containing protein: MNTSGVTLRLLDKADKEILKLPRTVKGAFFDFQHKFKANPHTTGLKLQQLKGDSRLWSARVSDDYRALLLRLADDDWLIVSVKHRKDVYDRLSYAVNQVTGGIEYVDLEVVEESVLRRLPAPPSAPAAAPEPVKPQELFADWSDTQLSDLGVAEPLLPVIRTLTTEDQLLGLIEYAPQLTGEVLLALFDGKSFDDVLDQVTTPVAAAEPVDPEDFQAAAERPATVVTTSDETLREALEGGDFGRWKVFLHPTQAKLVERRYSGPARVGGGPGTGKTIVALHRVRHLVRQLPPGRDKPVLLTTYNKNLAADLRSRLLELGGEELVARVDVSHVDQLALRIVREAEPGSGKQAIDDSQAVREWRALLDELGEEGWDPEFLHDEWTQVILGQAVATRTDYFRARRAGRGRNITRGERAEIWQLADRFTQRLDRLGRQTWDQVAERAARLEIGREQRILSIARQREEAGGLDNIHLQDGSGGWLRYRYRHIIVDEAQDLRPAHWKMLRAMAPRQADDLFLVGDTHQRIYKNQVTLGSLGINIRGRSSKLSLSYRTTRQILRSALDVLGETSYDDLDGADETLAGYRSVLSGRVPAGHPFSDWAAEREGIATLIKQWDEDPESRIPHEQIAICVPTNQMATEVAYTLSLRGIRPVEIRSDGPNGSEGVHIGTMFRFKGLEYQRMIIAGVADGLVPRETVSRLRTTDPVRYRHEMQRARSLLFVAATRARDSMDVFWHGTPSPFLGPALTSSC, encoded by the coding sequence ATGAACACCTCGGGCGTGACGCTGCGCCTGCTCGACAAGGCCGACAAGGAGATCCTCAAGCTCCCCCGCACGGTCAAGGGCGCCTTCTTCGACTTCCAGCACAAGTTCAAAGCCAATCCGCACACGACCGGGCTCAAGCTCCAGCAGCTCAAGGGCGACAGCAGGTTGTGGTCGGCGCGTGTCAGCGACGACTACCGTGCCCTGCTGCTCAGACTGGCTGATGACGACTGGCTGATCGTCTCCGTCAAGCACCGCAAGGACGTTTACGACCGGCTGTCCTACGCCGTCAACCAGGTGACCGGCGGCATCGAGTACGTCGATCTGGAGGTGGTGGAGGAGAGCGTCCTTCGCCGCCTCCCCGCACCGCCTTCGGCCCCTGCCGCTGCCCCTGAACCGGTCAAACCTCAAGAACTCTTCGCCGACTGGTCCGACACCCAGCTGTCGGATCTCGGCGTAGCCGAGCCATTGCTACCGGTCATCCGGACTCTCACCACCGAAGACCAGCTCCTCGGATTGATCGAGTACGCCCCCCAGCTCACAGGTGAGGTGCTGCTCGCACTCTTCGACGGCAAGTCGTTCGACGACGTGCTCGACCAGGTGACGACCCCCGTCGCCGCCGCCGAGCCAGTCGATCCGGAGGACTTCCAGGCTGCCGCCGAGCGCCCGGCCACGGTGGTGACCACGTCCGACGAGACCCTGCGAGAGGCGCTGGAGGGCGGCGACTTCGGCCGTTGGAAGGTCTTCCTCCACCCCACGCAGGCCAAACTCGTGGAACGTCGCTACTCGGGCCCCGCCCGGGTAGGGGGCGGCCCGGGCACCGGCAAGACGATTGTCGCCCTGCACCGGGTGCGTCATCTCGTACGACAGCTGCCGCCCGGCCGTGACAAGCCGGTCCTCCTGACCACGTACAACAAGAACCTCGCCGCAGATCTCCGTTCTCGTCTTCTGGAACTGGGCGGCGAGGAGCTCGTGGCCCGAGTCGACGTGAGCCATGTCGACCAGCTGGCGCTGCGTATCGTGCGAGAAGCCGAACCCGGCAGCGGCAAGCAGGCGATAGACGACAGCCAGGCCGTGCGCGAATGGCGTGCGCTCCTGGACGAGCTGGGCGAGGAGGGCTGGGACCCCGAGTTCCTGCACGACGAATGGACCCAGGTGATCCTCGGCCAAGCAGTCGCCACACGGACCGACTACTTCCGTGCGCGTCGCGCCGGGCGCGGCCGGAACATCACCCGCGGCGAGCGCGCCGAGATCTGGCAACTCGCCGACCGCTTCACCCAGCGCCTCGACCGCCTCGGACGGCAGACCTGGGATCAGGTGGCCGAGCGCGCCGCGCGCCTGGAAATCGGGCGCGAGCAGCGCATCCTCTCGATCGCGCGTCAGCGGGAGGAGGCGGGAGGGCTTGACAACATCCATCTCCAGGACGGTTCAGGGGGCTGGCTGCGCTACCGGTACCGGCACATCATTGTGGACGAGGCACAGGATCTGCGCCCTGCGCACTGGAAGATGCTGCGTGCCATGGCTCCTCGCCAGGCCGACGATTTGTTCCTCGTCGGCGACACCCATCAGCGCATCTACAAGAACCAAGTGACACTCGGCAGCCTCGGTATCAACATCAGGGGCCGTTCCTCGAAACTGAGCCTGAGCTACCGCACGACCCGGCAGATCCTCCGCTCGGCCCTCGACGTACTGGGGGAGACCTCGTACGACGACCTCGACGGCGCCGACGAGACGTTGGCCGGATACCGGTCCGTGCTGAGCGGGCGGGTGCCTGCCGGTCACCCGTTCTCCGACTGGGCGGCGGAACGGGAAGGCATCGCGACTCTCATCAAGCAGTGGGACGAGGACCCGGAGTCGAGGATCCCCCACGAGCAGATCGCGATCTGCGTGCCGACGAACCAGATGGCGACCGAAGTCGCATACACGCTGAGTCTGCGCGGAATCCGCCCCGTGGAGATTCGCTCCGACGGCCCGAACGGGAGTGAGGGCGTACACATCGGCACCATGTTCAGATTCAAGGGGCTTGAGTACCAGCGTATGATCATCGCCGGCGTTGCCGATGGTCTGGTGCCGCGTGAAACTGTCAGTCGCCTTCGTACTACCGATCCGGTGCGCTACCGCCATGAGATGCAGCGCGCCCGTTCCCTGTTGTTCGTCGCGGCAACACGCGCGCGGGACAGCATGGACGTGTTCTGGCACGGAACGCCCAGTCCCTTCCTCGGCCCGGCGTTGACAAGCAGCTGCTAG